The Fodinibius saliphilus genomic interval AAATGCTGCCAAAGTTATAGAGCTTGCCAATGGAAAAAAGATTTCTGCCTCTCAATTTCTTAAGCATTTCATGTTCACTTCAGAGATGCAATATACTCCGGTAGAAAAGCTCAGTGGCGGTGAAAAACGACGCCTGAGTCTCATGATGGTTCTGCTTGAAAATCCGAACTTTCTCATCCTTGATGAGCCTACCAATGATCTTGATCTACTTACCCTTAACAAGCTCGAAGAGTTTTTATTGGATTTCCAAGGCTGCCTTATCCTGGTTTCTCATGACCGGTTTTTCATGGACAAGCTGGTAGAACACTACTTCGTATTTGAAGGTGAAGGTAAGATTGAGAGTCATCACGGTACCTATGAGGAATACCGCAAACTTCGTAAGAAACGACAAACGAAAAAACGAGCTCAAAAGAAAAAAGATAGCAGTTCCTCCTCCCAAAACGGCCAGAACAGTTCTTCGTACGATGAAAGGTTAAGCTATAATGAGCGTCGGGAATATAATAAGCTCGAAGACAAAATTGCTGAACTGGAATCGAAGAAAGAAGCGTTAGAAAAACAGATTAGCAGTGGAGAGTTAGCCCATGATGAACTGCGCGAAAAATCTAATCGTTATGCCGAACTGGAATCGGAAATTGAAGATTGCACTGAACGTTGGTTTGAACTAGCAGAAAGAGCTTAATTTCAAAACAAATCACTTATGGATCCAAAAGAGCTGCCTATTGACGGAACACTGGATCTACATACCTTTCGCCCTGATGAATTGGGATCTTTAATACCCAACTTTATTTCCGAATGCCTAAAAAAAGAGATCTATGAAATTAGAATTATACATGGAAAAGGCACAGGAAATCTTCGTCGCTCGGTACATGCGCTTCTCGACCGCAATCCCAATGTCCAAACTTATTCATTAGCCAACGACCGTAGCGGGTGGGGGGCGACTATTGCATCACTAAAAAGAAAGCAGCCTGCTAATTAAAAAAGGCCTCCCTGCTTCCCTAAAAACAGATAGGCCTTTATCCATAAAGAGATTCAATTTTCTAGTTTTCAACAAGGAAAACTTTATCTACCACATGAACAACACCGTTAGACGCATCAACTGTGCCTAAAATTTTTGCACCGTTTACATAAACTTCACCATCTTTCTCCTCGGACTTAACATACTGCCCTGTCGCAAGATATACATTCATACCATCTGCAAGCTGCTCTTTGCTCAAAGAAGCGGGAGAAGCATGAGAAGTGAGTATCTTAGCCAGTTTAGATTTGTTTTCCGGTTTCAACAAATTCTCTACCGTACCTTCTGGCAGAGCTTCAAAAGCTTCATTTGTAGGAGCGAAAACAGTTAATGGCCCTGCATTAACCAAGACATTTTGAATTTCGGCAGCTTCTACTGCTTTAGCTAAAGTTGTATGATCTGGAGAATTTTTAGCAATTTTCAAAATATTAGCTTTTGATTCATCATCTACTACCCCGGCCTGTCCTGTATTAGAAGCAGATATGTTTGTTGTTTTTGATGAAGAACTTGAATTCTTATCAGTGTTACCACAAGAAATTAGCACCCCTGAAATAGTTAACACCAAGGCGATATTTATTATTTTATTTATCGTAGTCATAGCATTTATTGTTTTTTGGTTTACCGTAAAAGCATTTTATATAAGATATAAAGACCTTTTTGTCTTTTTTAAAATACAAAAAAGCTGATAATCCCCCAACAGAACTTTAACAAAATCATATTTACATTTACTATAATATCGATCATAAATGTAGTTCAAATGTTGTTTTCACCTGCATTTTTACTATCCTTCGGCTGATACTTTTTTCAATAACTGACCTTTATGCACAACCATACCCAACAATCACTACGGCAAGCATTACAAAACCAACTCCGTCGCTTGCAATCGAAAATTCAGGATCTTGACCAATTAAGTAGTCGGTTATCTATGGGGCGGCTTATTTGTTTCATTGGCGGATTAGCCCTTGTTTACCTAATTGGACAAATGGGGCCCGAGTGGTTGTTCTGGGCTAGTCTTCTTGCATTCTTTGGTGGATTCTGGAAGCTAGTAAGGGTACACAAACAGGTTGACAGAATTAAGAAAAAACTATCTGTTTGGCAGCAAATACGATCAACTCATTTGGCCCGACTCTCTTTAGATTGGACAAATATCCCTCAAAAGTCACCATCTAAAAGCTATGAAGACCATCCTTTTGCCACCGACCTGGATCTTATTGGACAACATTCATTACTACAACTCATTGATACCTCAAA includes:
- a CDS encoding Smr/MutS family protein, which translates into the protein MDPKELPIDGTLDLHTFRPDELGSLIPNFISECLKKEIYEIRIIHGKGTGNLRRSVHALLDRNPNVQTYSLANDRSGWGATIASLKRKQPAN
- a CDS encoding fasciclin domain-containing protein, giving the protein MTTINKIINIALVLTISGVLISCGNTDKNSSSSSKTTNISASNTGQAGVVDDESKANILKIAKNSPDHTTLAKAVEAAEIQNVLVNAGPLTVFAPTNEAFEALPEGTVENLLKPENKSKLAKILTSHASPASLSKEQLADGMNVYLATGQYVKSEEKDGEVYVNGAKILGTVDASNGVVHVVDKVFLVEN